One Heterodontus francisci isolate sHetFra1 unplaced genomic scaffold, sHetFra1.hap1 HAP1_SCAFFOLD_955, whole genome shotgun sequence genomic window carries:
- the LOC137362594 gene encoding probable G-protein coupled receptor 139 — MEGPVPVNLLAIVILSQGNCGLSTCTTRYLVAMATTDLLFIITGVLLWRVAFYYFLGSFLVTTPVCIVIVVMFCAATEVSVWFTVTFTFVRFIAICCQKLKTKYCTEKIAVVVLTTTSILLCLKNVPFYFAYEPLWIIDNMPWFCALKSNYYTDPGWVGLDWFDTVLTPLLPFALIFLLNALTVRHILVASRVRKGLRGRSKGENCSDPEMESRRKSIILLFSISGSFMLLWLVYVIHFFYYIITGSEPRDYSDSEYMFQRLSYMLRAFSCCTNTFIYAVTQSKFREQIRNMVKYPVTSIIQLMNKLSN, encoded by the exons ATGGAAGGTCCGGTCCCAG ttaatttactagcgattgtgatcctctcccagggaaattgcggcctctccacctgcaccactcgatacctggtggccatggcaacgacgGACCTACTCTTCATTATCACTGGGGTCTTACTGTGGCGGGTTGCATTTTATTATTTCCTGGGATCTTTCCTGGTCACCACCCCTGTATGTATTGTCATCGTTGTCATGTTTTGTGCAGCTACTGAagtttctgtctggttcacagttacTTTCACCTTTGTTCGATTTattgccatttgttgccagaagctgaaaacaaaatattgcaccgagaaaattgcAGTTGTGGTTCTAACAACAACCTCGATTCTGCTTTGCTTAAAAAATGTCCCCTTTTACTTTGCATATGAACCTTTATGGATAATTGACAATATGCCATGGTTCTGTGCTTTAAAGTCAAACTATTATACTGATCCTGGATGGGTGGGacttgactggtttgatacggttttaaccccattgctcccattcgctctaATAtttttgctcaacgctctgacagtcagacacattttagtggccagtcgagtccgtaagggactgaggggtcggagcaagggagagaattgcagtgacccagagatggagagcagaagaaaaTCGATTATTTTACTTTTCAGCATATCAGGCAGCTTCATGCTCctctggttggtgtatgttatacaTTTCTTCTATTATATCATTACAGGATCAGAACCGCGGGATTACAGCGATTCTGAATATATGTTTCAAAGATTAAGCTACATGCTGCGGGCATTCAGTTGCtgtacaaatacatttatttatgcagtgactcagtccaagttcagggagCAGATTAGGAAtatggtgaaatatccagttacatcaattattcaattaatgaataaactaagCAACTGA